The following are encoded in a window of Bos indicus isolate NIAB-ARS_2022 breed Sahiwal x Tharparkar chromosome 21, NIAB-ARS_B.indTharparkar_mat_pri_1.0, whole genome shotgun sequence genomic DNA:
- the CRABP1 gene encoding cellular retinoic acid-binding protein 1, with translation MPNFAGTWKMRSSENFDELLKALGVNAMLRKVAVAAASKPHVEIRQDGDQFYIKTSTTVRTTEINFKVGEGFEEETVDGRKCRSLPTWENENKIHCTQTLLEGDGPKTYWTRELANDELILTFGADDVVCTRIYVRE, from the exons ATGCCCAACTTCGCTGGCACCTGGAAGATGCGCAGCAGCGAGAATTTCGACGAGCTGCTCAAGGCGCTGG GTGTGAACGCCATGCTGAGGAAAGTGGCCGTGGCGGCTGCGTCCAAGCCGCACGTGGAGATCCGCCAGGACGGGGACCAGTTCTACATCAAGACGTCCACCACGGTGCGCACGACCGAGATCAACTTCAAGGTCGGAGAAGGCTTTGAGGAGGAGACCGTGGACGGACGCAAGTGCAGG AGCTTACCCACTTGGGAGAATGAGAACAAGATCCACTGCACACAAACTCTTCTGGAGGGGGACGGCCCCAAAACCTACTGGACCCGAGAGCTGGCCAACGACGAACTCATCCTG ACGTTCGGCGCCGATGACGTGGTCTGCACGAGGATTTATGTTCGGGAATGA